Below is a window of Bos javanicus breed banteng chromosome 6, ARS-OSU_banteng_1.0, whole genome shotgun sequence DNA.
GCAGCCAGGAGAGAGACGCCCCCGCCTGCCTGGACTCAGATCCCACTCTCACCCATCCGGGCATTTTGGTCATTTGCAGAAATGTCCCCACCTTGCCTGAACCCAGAGCCACAGGAGATCCTGCAGACTGTGAAGAATGTTCTAGAACAATGCAAGTCCTGCCGGGGCTGCCCCGAGGAACCAGGGTCCCCCGGTATCCACAGGGTGTCCAGTGGTGCAAGCCTGCCAGACACCGAGGAGCCCTTCTTCTGCCTGGACACAGGAGATGACGGGGCCGACCCAGAGGCCCTGGGCTCGCAGCTGCTGTTCCTGGACTCACCGGGATTCCAGGCTGGTTTCCAGGGCCTGTACGACCTCTCCCCGCCCACGCTGAGCGGCGTGTTCGGCGGCTTCACCGACGAGGAGGAGCTGGTCAGGCGGCTGGCTGAGGCCCGTGGGGTGGCCAAAAAAGCTGGGCTGCCCATGGCCCTGGCCAGGCTCTGCTTCCTGCTGGGACGGCTGTGCGTGCGGCAGCTGAAGCTGTCCCAGGCCCGCGTGTACTTCGAGGAAGCCCTGGGGGTGCTCGGGGGCCGCTTCGGGGACCTGGTCCTGGTGGCGGCTGTGTACACCAGCCTGGCCTCAGTCCACCTGCGGCAGAAGAACAAGGAGAAGTGCGCCCAGGTGGTGCCCAAGGCCTTGGCCCTGCTCCTGGGGACGCCCGGCCACGTCGGCAGCTCCGAGGCTGATTCCAGCCTCCTGACCCTGGCCCTGCGGAGGGCCATCAGCAGCCGCAGCCCACAGGCCGAGGCCCGGGCCTGCTTCTTGCTGGCCAAGCACCACGCCCGCCTCAAGCAGCCGGAGGAGGCCATGCCCTTCCtggagaggctgctgctgctgctccccgAGGCAGCGGGGACCCCGGGCACCTCCTGGCCCATGGACTGCTACCTGCTGCTGGCAAGCATCTACAGCCAAAGGTGCCTGCCGCACCTGGCGCTGAGCTGCATCAGGGTGGCCTCGCTGCGGGCACAGGGCTCGCTGGGCAGCGCGCTCCGGAGCGCGGCCCTGGTCCTGCAGAACAGCCCGCGGCTCCCCCTCCTGCCCGCCCAGCTTGCTCACTACCTCCGGCGGGCACTGGCCACCCTGGCCTCTGGGTCTGGGCAGGCCCTACATGGCCCTGTCTACGCCAGCCTGGCCCAGCTGTACAGCCAGCACGGGTGGCAGGGCAGGGCCATCGCCTTCATGGCTCAGGCCGTGGAGACAGACGCCCGGCTGGGCGGCTGCACTGTCGTGGACCGCCTGGTGGCCCTGGCCTGGCTGCATGTCCTTCACAGGCAGAGCCCGGCAGCCCTGGGCATCCTGGAGTCCCTCCTGGAGGCCGCGGTGGCCACCCCAGACCAAGAGGGTCTGATCACCAACATGATGGCCATTGCACTGAAAAGAACTGGCAGGACCCGGCGAGCGGCCGAGAGCTACTACCGTGCCCTGAGGGTGGCCCGGCGCCTGAGCCGCCCGCAGAACGAGGCGGTGGTCCTGGCCAACTTCGGGGCCCTGTGTCTGCAGGCCGGCGCCGGCGGGCTGGCCCAGCACTACCTCCTGGAGGCCGTGAAGCTCTTCTCGCGGCTGCCCAGCAGGGAGGGCAGCCCGGACTTCACCCGGGTGCTGCTGCGGCTGGGGGACCTGTGCACCCACAGGGCGCTCGCCCGGCAGGCCAAGTGCTACTACGAGTGGGCCTTCCTGGTTGCTGTGGAGATGGACCATTGGGAGAGTGAGTGTTGGGCAGGGGGCTGCCTGGGGAGCAAGGGCTCTTTGCACTTCTGTTCAGAGCGTCCTGGGGGGTGCAAATCGGAGGCAAGCGGTCGCTTCTCCACCGAGAATGCCGAGTGTTGGGAACCAGCGGGTGCTTTGAGGTGCCCGGTGCTGGGCCAGATGTCACCATGGCAACCAGCTCATCCCGGGTTGCCTGGGACCATCCTGCTTTCTGCACTGAAAGTCCCGAGGCTGGGAATCCTGGCAGTCTCGGGCAGACAGGCAGTGGGTGACCCCGGACACAGCCCAGGCCAGGCAGGGGGGCAGCCAAGCCAAAGCGGCCACGTGGGCTTCGCATACCGGGTGCTCTGCTGGCGCTGTATCCTTAGCATCTCCCAACAGCCGGGCACACCAGGCACCTCCCCAGGCCCAGAGCGTGCGGGGAAGCTGCTGCGAGTGGCAGGCGGTGGGCGGGGCTCCACCAGCAAACAGGCCCAGGTGGTCCTCACTGGGGGCTGGCGGCCAAGCCACAGGACACAGATGCTCAGGTCACGAGAGCCCCAGAAGCAGGCACTCAGCTTGATGGTGGGGCGGCTCCAGGCCCTAGCTGGTAGGGGGCCGGCTGTTTAGTCTGGGACCCAAGGGAAGAGAAGAATTTAGCCAAGTACGGGAGGGGGCCTGGCAGGAGGCGCAGCAgactgtgcaaaggccctggggtgagcGACTGGGCCCTGCGGGGTGGTGCCAAGTTCAGAGTGGCTCAGGTGATGAAGGTGAGAGCCTCAGGTGGGAAGCTAGGCAGGGGCCCCAGACCTCAGGCTGTGGTTTGGCATTTTCCTGAGAGCACTGGGGTGCTACTGAGGGATGTAGTTTCTGCTCAGTGAGGCTGGAAGGGGGATCCCCTGGACCTCCAGGAGGGGCCAGGAGCTGGGTCCCCCGACCTGCCCTGCAGCCTTGGGCAGGTGCGGGCCATGGTCACCAAGGGCACTTGGCCCCCCGCTGGCCTCTCAGAAAACTTCTGTGACCCCCACGCCCCCAGCCCAGGCACTAGGGGATTCAGACTTGGGAGTGCAAAGCTGGGGGACCCAGGAGGTCCTCCGGGGGTCAGGGGGTCTGCCCCTCCGCCATATGGAACAGGGAGGGGACTGAGGGCAGTGCTGACCCCGGGTCACCCAGTCCTTGCGCTGGTTCCGTTTTCAGTGCGTTTCACTGGTTTGTGTCTTTCTCGGGTTTGTCCCTTTCATCGAGGTCGGCTCATTTGTTGGTGTACGGTCGCTCACGGCTTCCCCTTTTTTTCCGTGAGATCCGTGGTGATGTCCCATGTATCCCTCCTGATTTTAGTCCTCTCCGGCTACCTCCTTTCTTTGCTTGGTCagtctggctaaaagtttgtCACTTTTGTTAACCTTTTCAAAGAACTGTCACTGGTTTCACTGTCGTCTGTGTTTCCATTCTCTACTTTACTGTTTTATCGTCTCCTCTTGAACTTTGATTTTTCCTTTCGTTTGCTTGCCTTGGATCGAGCTaactttttctagtttcttaagggtgaactttaggttttttatttgaaatttttattcgTTTTTGGTTGTTTATCTTCTAAAATACTTAGCTATTTGATTGAGCCGGTCTCGGTTGCAGCATACAAAATCTTAGTTGGAGTGTGCAGGCTTTagatccctgaccaaggattgaacccaggtcccctgcattgggagtgcagaatcctaaccactggatcaccaaggaggTCCCCAGTCTCCCTCTTTGACCCACTGGTGATTTGGTGGtgatgctaagtcgtgtctgactcttgcgaccaaccccatggactgtagcctgccaggctcctctgtccatgggattctccaggcaagaatactggagtgggttgccatttccttctccaggggatccttccgacccaggaatcaaacccgggtctctgcgttgcaggcagattctttaccgactgagcaacaagggaagcccagtgatttAGGAATGTGCTATTCATTTCTACAGATACGTGAATATTCCAAACTCCTTTGTGTTACTGATTTCTTACTTCATTCATTGCTCCTGGAAGATATGCCTCGTATGCTTTTGACCCTTTTATGCTTACTGAAGATGGTTCTGAGAGGCAGCCTCtagtctgtcctggagaatgtcccaTGGGCACGTGGAGGATGTTGTGTTCTGCTGTCGTTGGGGGTGTGCTCTGCGCTCTGTTAGGTCTGGTTGGTTTGTGGTGTCATCAGGTCTTCTCTTGGCTTGTTCACCGCCGGGTCATTTTCAGTAGTGTAAGTTCCCAGTTGTTTCCATTCCTCTGGCTTTAGAACAGGCGAGTAAGGCTGTGGGCTTGGAGCCCGGCTTCACGGAGGAGCATCGACTGTGGAATGCAGGAGCCGGATTTGAATCCCATCTCCACTGCATGTCTTTTGCTCCAGCTTTGGACTCAGCTTACCTGTCTGCCTTgtcggggctgcaaagagtcggacacgactgagcagctgagcatgctCGCATGCAGCCCCTGTCTGTCTGGGAGGAGCTTTGTGAAGCAGAAACATGTCCCGGTCCATCAGGGGAGCCCAGTCGGGACCACCCAGCCTGGGAGTTCTCCAGTGACCAGCACTGTCCCTCGAGCACCTGTGACGTGTCCTGCCTGGCCCCGTCACGGCTGCTGGCCGGCTGTGTGACCTCGAGCCGGACACCCAGCCTGTCCCCACATGGAGCGACCCCAGCTCACAGAGGCGGGCACGCCGCAGGGGCCGCAGCCCCTCGAAGGCCGCTGCAGAGCCTGACAGGGCCTGTCCCTCCATCTCCCGCCAGGCCAGCTGCTCGCCGTCCAGCGGCTCTGCCACTTCTACAGCGCGGTCGTGCCCAACGAGGCCCGCTGCGTCGTCTACCACGAGTTCCAGCTCTCGCTGGCCCGCAGAGTGAACGACAAGGTGCTGGAGGGGCAGCTCCTGGAGACCATTAGCCAGCTCTACCTGTCCCTGGGCACCGAGCGGTGAGGGCCGGCCCCGGGCGGGAGGGTGCGGACGCCGTCCCAGGACAGCCTTCTGTCCTTGTGGCGGCGGGCGCCGAGCCAGCAAGCTCTGTCTTGTCCCCAAGGGCGGGGGTGAAGCATGTGTTTCTGAGTCATCCTCCCTGCCATGGAAGCTTCTGGAAGCTGGCCCCAGCCTGCCCTGAGTGTTCTCCCGCTGGCCCAGCGTTAGGCCACGTAGTCTGGTCTCGTTTGTCCCCTCACGTGTGAGGACAGGGACCGTGTGTGCCTGGAGGGTCCTAGTCCACAGGAGACAGTGACTGCCCCGCTTGCTTCCCCGGAGCAGGGTTTTGGGGTCACCTGTGAAGCCCACCCAGAGCGTCCTGACCGGGGGTGGGGAACAGATGGCTGGACCACACAGCTCACAGGCTGGTGGAGTCCCATAACACCCCATCCAGCGTGGGGGCTCCTTGAGAGCAGAGAAGGGGCTGGATTCCCTGGGACTCAGGAGGGACGCCTCTTACCCTGGGGCTTCAGTTTCACAGCAGGACCAGTGGGCCCACAACCTTGACCAAGGCTCCTCCAAGTGGAGTCCCGGGGTCAGCAGGTCCCCCTCACCTGGGTGCTGGTTGGAGATGTGCGTTgctaggcttcccagggggctcagcggtaaagaacccgcttgccaatgcaggagatgcaagagacgcaggttcgatccctgggtcaggaagatcccctggagaaggggcatggcaacccactccaatattcttgcctggagaattccgtggacagaggagcctggcgggctacagtccgcaggTTTACAAAAagcgggacacgactgagcacacacgcgtgGCAGGCCTCAGCCTGGACCTCCTGAGCCAGCAGCTCCGAGAGCTAGGCCCTGCCATCTGTGTCTGACCAGCCCCCTGGGTGGTTCTGATGCTCCATCCGTGTCAGAACCCCTGGCCTGGATGGGCTCTACATTTCTGCCCAGGGGCCATGATCCTTGCTGTGTCTGGAGGTGACGTGGGcctgtgtgtgtggaggtggggcaGAGACGAATCGCTCACTCCTTAAGGCCCCACGGCCACCTGCTTCCCTCCCGAAGACCTCCTCACCTTTGCTGGACGAGGGCCGTGTGTTGCCCTGGTCTCCAGTCAGCCTGGACACGCAGGCTCTGGCCCCCTGATGCCCCAGGTCCAGGGTGGCCAGACGGGCCCCCGGGAAGAGCCCAGTCCCCTCCACGCAGGGGGGCGGCCGGCCCGGGAGGCCGGCTCTGAGCACCCACCTCTATCTAACCCCAGAGCCTACAGGTCCGCCCTGGAGTACACCAAGCGCAGCCTGGGGGTTTTCATCGACCTGCTGAAGAAGGACAAGGAGGCGCACGCCTGGCTGCAGGCGGGGAAGATCTACTACGTGCTACGGCAGAGCGAGCTGGTGGACCTGTACATCCAGGCGGCGCAGAACGCCGCCCTGTACACGGGGGACCCCGGCCTGGGGCTGCAGCTCTTCGAGGAGGCCGGAGACATCTTCTTCAATGGGACCTGGGATCGCGAGAAAGCGGTGTCATTCTACCGGGTGAGTGCCGCCGCGCCCCGTGGGTCCAGGCGAGTGGGCTTCAGGGGCGACCCTCCTGGGGGGCAGGACCTCCCCACCTCGTACACAGGCTTAGCTTCCGGGTGGTTTGGTCAGGGACCGTcccaacccccagccccagcctgggcGGGACAGAACCACACAACCCTGTGAGGCAGGGCCTGCCCGCATTCTACAGAGCAGGAAAGCAGCTCAGAGAGGCGCAGGGGCAGGTCCAAGGACACACAGCGCAGCAGATGCAGGGCCGCCGGACCGGGCTCACGTCTGCACGTGCCTCCTGGGGAGGGAGGCGCCTCCGCCTCTGTCTGACCAGCTCGCATGAGGCTGGGCCCCAGGGTACAGATCAAAGCAGCCTCTTTGGTGCCCAGGGCGTGTTGGACCCTCTGGCCAGGCCCCCTGCACCAGGAGGAGCAAGGCTGGTCTAAGGACGTGCAGTGTAGCCTGACGGGCAAGGCTCACACCCCTTGCTCATGCCCCAGGGCCCCGGGTCTGGCACACTGCTGCGGGCTGATggtgtgggggggaggggagggtttcCCGGGTGGCGTTAGTGGTACCGCACCCGCCTCCcagtgccagtgcaggagacgtaggagacgcgggttcactccctgggccaggatgatcccctggaggagggcatggcaacccactccagtattctcgcctggagaatcccatggacagaggagcctggagggctacagtccggggagtcacaaaagagtcagacatgcctgaagcaacctagcacgcGAGGCTCCAGGGGGTTCATGGGGGCAGAACTGGGGGCCCTCAGGACGGCACGGGCCTGGCTGCCTGTTGTGGGAGGAGGAGGCCTGACCTGCCTCTGTCCCCTCAGGACCGGGCACTGCCCCTGGCGGTGTCCACGGGGAGCCGGGAGGCCGAGCTGCGGCTGTGCAACAAGCTGTCCGCGCTGCTGGCTGAGACGGAGACGCCCCAGGAGGGCCTGGAGTTCGCCCACACGGCCCTGGCACTCAGCCTCACCCTGGGTGagccccacaccccaccccgAGGGCCCCCCACCCCTGAAGTCTGGGCAGGGCCTGAGTTCCCCGGGCCGCAGGCTCCTCTCCCCCGCCCCGGGCCAGGCTGCTGAGAACCTGTCCCGCCCCGCCTGAGCATCGTCAGCTCTGTGCCCCCGCCCTGCCCCTACCTTGCTGGCCAGGGGGCTGGCCGGGGCGCCCTGCACCACGGGCATTCAGGGACCCGCCAGGCAGGGCCGCCCGGTGCCTTTCTGCCCGCTGTGCCCTCCAGGCCTCCCCTCCTCGCTGGCCCCGGGCCCCACTGCTCTCTGCCGGCCAAAACCCGTCCTCCTCTCCGGGGGCCTGTCCCTCCATGCCCGGCTCTTCTAGGCCATCTGTCTTCCCCGAGGCAAGGAGCCCGACAGGGCCGAGCACACAGTAGGTGGGCCCCTGGGGGGCCTTCACCTGCAGAGCTCACCCTGGAAGGGGGAGGATTTTGCAGGCAGCGTCATCTGGTGACTTCCCACCAAGGATGGGGTGGAGGGCGGCTGAGGATACAGCA
It encodes the following:
- the SH3TC1 gene encoding SH3 domain and tetratricopeptide repeat-containing protein 1 isoform X3 — translated: MEGPEEPAPRGNGPAGPWGGSGNHGVQEVAKSTSVSWERPRPEEAKATVRGDLTLQLLAVRRKSGLPDPNLQQALRGRLRLLENESCEVARALGELSARLLSIHSDQDRLVVTFKTFEEIWKFSTYHALGFTHHCLENLLMDQAFWLLEPDEDQETAVRVQVDADALRLAYESLLVQEGPFFVLCPDHHVRVRNGPQPFRRPPRGPQADAATAVDSPAPSPGTPSEAEGAAAAAPEPLIPFHQWALRVPKDSVNDPLGGPVAPDVQLMAMGPALAVADCQGSGPEEMTFRSGDRIEILGAQVPGLPWCLGRHTASGQVGFVRTSLINVQGQASDLENVIFLSEEERSFFSREGRFSEEEARQLLRRTSSTNVCTMYRLDTSEEAETQQQQEEQEMSPPCLNPEPQEILQTVKNVLEQCKSCRGCPEEPGSPGIHRVSSGASLPDTEEPFFCLDTGDDGADPEALGSQLLFLDSPGFQAGFQGLYDLSPPTLSGVFGGFTDEEELVRRLAEARGVAKKAGLPMALARLCFLLGRLCVRQLKLSQARVYFEEALGVLGGRFGDLVLVAAVYTSLASVHLRQKNKEKCAQVVPKALALLLGTPGHVGSSEADSSLLTLALRRAISSRSPQAEARACFLLAKHHARLKQPEEAMPFLERLLLLLPEAAGTPGTSWPMDCYLLLASIYSQRCLPHLALSCIRVASLRAQGSLGSALRSAALVLQNSPRLPLLPAQLAHYLRRALATLASGSGQALHGPVYASLAQLYSQHGWQGRAIAFMAQAVETDARLGGCTVVDRLVALAWLHVLHRQSPAALGILESLLEAAVATPDQEGLITNMMAIALKRTGRTRRAAESYYRALRVARRLSRPQNEAVVLANFGALCLQAGAGGLAQHYLLEAVKLFSRLPSREGSPDFTRVLLRLGDLCTHRALARQAKCYYEWAFLVAVEMDHWESQLLAVQRLCHFYSAVVPNEARCVVYHEFQLSLARRVNDKVLEGQLLETISQLYLSLGTERAYRSALEYTKRSLGVFIDLLKKDKEAHAWLQAGKIYYVLRQSELVDLYIQAAQNAALYTGDPGLGLQLFEEAGDIFFNGTWDREKAVSFYRDRALPLAVSTGSREAELRLCNKLSALLAETETPQEGLEFAHTALALSLTLGDQLNQRVACHRLAALHHRLGHGELAEHFYLKALSLCTSPLEFDEETLYYVKVYLTLGNIIFYDLKDPLDAAGYYQLALAAAMGLGSKRAQMKLCARLASIYHHSLLDRETSLFFYQKARTFATELSVRRGRLAPGPPS
- the SH3TC1 gene encoding SH3 domain and tetratricopeptide repeat-containing protein 1 isoform X2, which codes for MINQPWEAAQQLRPASRRAQTQRGSGAGSRGRWRPLCSPTGCGRRTRPAGPASEEPGAAIWCPLSYRAGRRYGALDGQRPAWHAEPLAVRPPPAMEGPEEPAPRGNGPAGPWGGSGNHGVQEVAKSTSVSWERPRPEEAKATVRGDLTLQLLAVRRKSGLPDPNLQQALRGRLRLLENESCEVARALGELSARLLSIHSDQDRLVVTFKTFEEIWKFSTYHALGFTHHCLENLLMDQAFWLLEPDEDQETAVRVQVDADALRLAYESLLVQEGPFFVLCPDHHVRVRNGPQPFRRPPRGPQADAATAVDSPAPSPGTPSEAEGAAAAAPEPLIPFHQWALRVPKDSVNDPLGGPVAPDVQLMAMGPALAVADCQGSGPEEMTFRSGDRIEILGAQVPGLPWCLGRHTASGQVGFVRTSLINVQGQASDLENVIFLSEEERSFFSREGRFSEEEARQLLRRTSSTNVCTMYRLDTSEEAETQQQQEEQEMSPPCLNPEPQEILQTVKNVLEQCKSCRGCPEEPGSPGIHRVSSGASLPDTEEPFFCLDTGDDGADPEALGSQLLFLDSPGFQAGFQGLYDLSPPTLSGVFGGFTDEEELVRRLAEARGVAKKAGLPMALARLCFLLGRLCVRQLKLSQARVYFEEALGVLGGRFGDLVLVAAVYTSLASVHLRQKNKEKCAQVVPKALALLLGTPGHVGSSEADSSLLTLALRRAISSRSPQAEARACFLLAKHHARLKQPEEAMPFLERLLLLLPEAAGTPGTSWPMDCYLLLASIYSQRCLPHLALSCIRVASLRAQGSLGSALRSAALVLQNSPRLPLLPAQLAHYLRRALATLASGSGQALHGPVYASLAQLYSQHGWQGRAIAFMAQAVETDARLGGCTVVDRLVALAWLHVLHRQSPAALGILESLLEAAVATPDQEGLITNMMAIALKRTGRTRRAAESYYRALRVARRLSRPQNEAVVLANFGALCLQAGAGGLAQHYLLEAVKLFSRLPSREGSPDFTRVLLRLGDLCTHRALARQAKCYYEWAFLVAVEMDHWESQLLAVQRLCHFYSAVVPNEARCVVYHEFQLSLARRVNDKVLEGQLLETISQLYLSLGTERAYRSALEYTKRSLGVFIDLLKKDKEAHAWLQAGKIYYVLRQSELVDLYIQAAQNAALYTGDPGLGLQLFEEAGDIFFNGTWDREKAVSFYRDRALPLAVSTGSREAELRLCNKLSALLAETETPQEGLEFAHTALALSLTLGDQLNQRVACHRLAALHHRLGHGELAEHFYLKALSLCTSPLEFDEETLYYVKVYLTLGNIIFYDLKGIFPIQGSNPGLRVAGGFFTS
- the SH3TC1 gene encoding SH3 domain and tetratricopeptide repeat-containing protein 1 isoform X1, with the protein product MINQPWEAAQQLRPASRRAQTQRGSGAGSRGRWRPLCSPTGCGRRTRPAGPASEEPGAAIWCPLSYRAGRRYGALDGQRPAWHAEPLAVRPPPAMEGPEEPAPRGNGPAGPWGGSGNHGVQEVAKSTSVSWERPRPEEAKATVRGDLTLQLLAVRRKSGLPDPNLQQALRGRLRLLENESCEVARALGELSARLLSIHSDQDRLVVTFKTFEEIWKFSTYHALGFTHHCLENLLMDQAFWLLEPDEDQETAVRVQVDADALRLAYESLLVQEGPFFVLCPDHHVRVRNGPQPFRRPPRGPQADAATAVDSPAPSPGTPSEAEGAAAAAPEPLIPFHQWALRVPKDSVNDPLGGPVAPDVQLMAMGPALAVADCQGSGPEEMTFRSGDRIEILGAQVPGLPWCLGRHTASGQVGFVRTSLINVQGQASDLENVIFLSEEERSFFSREGRFSEEEARQLLRRTSSTNVCTMYRLDTSEEAETQQQQEEQEMSPPCLNPEPQEILQTVKNVLEQCKSCRGCPEEPGSPGIHRVSSGASLPDTEEPFFCLDTGDDGADPEALGSQLLFLDSPGFQAGFQGLYDLSPPTLSGVFGGFTDEEELVRRLAEARGVAKKAGLPMALARLCFLLGRLCVRQLKLSQARVYFEEALGVLGGRFGDLVLVAAVYTSLASVHLRQKNKEKCAQVVPKALALLLGTPGHVGSSEADSSLLTLALRRAISSRSPQAEARACFLLAKHHARLKQPEEAMPFLERLLLLLPEAAGTPGTSWPMDCYLLLASIYSQRCLPHLALSCIRVASLRAQGSLGSALRSAALVLQNSPRLPLLPAQLAHYLRRALATLASGSGQALHGPVYASLAQLYSQHGWQGRAIAFMAQAVETDARLGGCTVVDRLVALAWLHVLHRQSPAALGILESLLEAAVATPDQEGLITNMMAIALKRTGRTRRAAESYYRALRVARRLSRPQNEAVVLANFGALCLQAGAGGLAQHYLLEAVKLFSRLPSREGSPDFTRVLLRLGDLCTHRALARQAKCYYEWAFLVAVEMDHWESQLLAVQRLCHFYSAVVPNEARCVVYHEFQLSLARRVNDKVLEGQLLETISQLYLSLGTERAYRSALEYTKRSLGVFIDLLKKDKEAHAWLQAGKIYYVLRQSELVDLYIQAAQNAALYTGDPGLGLQLFEEAGDIFFNGTWDREKAVSFYRDRALPLAVSTGSREAELRLCNKLSALLAETETPQEGLEFAHTALALSLTLGDQLNQRVACHRLAALHHRLGHGELAEHFYLKALSLCTSPLEFDEETLYYVKVYLTLGNIIFYDLKDPLDAAGYYQLALAAAMGLGSKRAQMKLCARLASIYHHSLLDRETSLFFYQKARTFATELSVRRGRLAPGPPS